In Euphorbia lathyris chromosome 9, ddEupLath1.1, whole genome shotgun sequence, the following are encoded in one genomic region:
- the LOC136205636 gene encoding uncharacterized protein, with amino-acid sequence MTETASVVGADPSGGTIPSIGAASPVRVSASQGPASASEDLPLTRKRKISADTESSRSKKKNTSVSLTIGGAPVSASSKGKSSTPIHEPIPDISGWWTRTFGLAVNFSCKDIVSSICNVLGRLPSASRVREQVPLPTAVEGIEKRSVEIINFAEGILRRDAERAKELESLGTELATQKSLYDDVQGKVKVLEGTCQKAVGEKEEALKSLQAKSDELQKALDDLAAFKEAQKKRVEEILAEDGARIYWYGERIHAAYEHGHQGLVLNRPKVPIPEKDLTGEWDKLEAEDADMDEVLFLDWKSLQDPPISCEIPIQPAEGEAPQAVSQPMQEVPLTEEVTEAVTDSRVEDSLEVDPPTGGDEEVAAVQEGIRGEGEEAVA; translated from the exons atgacggaaaccgcttccgttgtaggggcggatccttctggagggacgattccttctattggggcggcttccccggttagggtttccgcttcacaaggtcccgcttctgcctccgaggatcttcctttaaccaggaagcggaagataagtgcggatacagagtcttctcgttctaaaaagaagaacacttctgtgtcccttactATTGGCGGtgcacctgtatccgcctcgtctaaaggaaagagcagtacccccattcacgag ccaatccccgatattagcggatggtggactaggactttcggcctggccgtgaacttctcttgcaaggatattgtatcttccatatgcaatgtcctcgggcggcttccctctgcctcccgtgtgcgcgagcaagtaccgctccctactgcCGTGGAAGGGAttgagaagcgttctgtagag attatcaatttcgctgagggcattctccgaagggatgcagagcgagccaaggagttggaaagtcttggtacggaattggcgactcagaagtcgctttatgatgatgtccaagggaaggtgaaggtcctagagggcacctgtcagaaggccgtgggcgagaaggaggaggcccttaaatcccttcaggccaagtccgatgaactgcaaaaagccctcgacgacctagctgctttcaaggaggcccaaaagaagagggttgaggagattttggctgaagatggcgcccgtatctactggtatggggagcggattcatgcggcttatgagcacgggcatcagggtctagtacttaaccgccccaaagttcccatccctgaaaaggatttaactggggagtgggataagctggaagccgaggatgctgatatggatgaggtactcttcttagattggaagagtcttcaggatcctccgattagctgcgagatccctattcagcccgcggaaggagaggcaccccaagccgtttctcaacctatgcaagaggtacctctcaccgaagaggttactgaagcggttaccgattcaagggttgaggattcgcttgaagtagatcctcctaccggaggagatgaggaagtcgccgcagtccaggagggcattaggggcgaaggagaggaagctgtagcatag
- the LOC136205637 gene encoding calmodulin-7 — translation MADQLTDDQISEFKEAFSLFDKDGDGCITTKELGTVMRSLGQNPTEAELQDMINEVDADGNGTIDFPEFLNLMARKMKDTDSEEELKEAFRVFDKDQNGFISAAELRHVMTNLGEKLTDEEVDEMIREADVDGDGQINYEEFVKVMMAK, via the exons ATGGCGGATCAGCTCACCGACGATCAGATCTCCGAGTTCAAGGAAGCCTTCAGCTTATTCGATAAGGATGGAGACG GTTGCATTACCACAAAGGAGCTTGGAACAGTGATGAGATCTCTGGGTCAGAACCCTACAGAGGCAGAGCTGCAGGATATGATTAATGAAGTTGATGCTGATGGCAATGGAACCATAGATTTCCCGGAGTTCCTCAACCTCATGGCTAGAAAGATGAAAGACACAGACTCAGAGGAAGAGCTTAAGGAGGCATTCAGAGTGTTTGACAAGGATCAAAATGGTTTTATTTCTGCTGCTGAGCTGCGCCATGTCATGACTAACCTTGGTGAGAAGCTTACCgatgaagaagtggatgaaATGATAAGAGAGGCAGATGTTGATGGTGATGGCCAGATAAATTATGAGGAATTCGTCAAGGTTATGATGGCCAAGTGa